A stretch of the Vigna radiata var. radiata cultivar VC1973A chromosome 7, Vradiata_ver6, whole genome shotgun sequence genome encodes the following:
- the LOC106768672 gene encoding leucine-rich repeat extensin-like protein 4, which yields MKKKQGHSFNLRLLLVAFFLATCANASLLTPTQSRHLLYYRDEFGDRGENVTVDPSLAFENDRLRNAYIALQAWKLAILSDPRNQTTDWVGSDVCSYTGVYCAQALDNPSVRTVAGIDLNHQDIAGYLPEELGLLVDLALFHINSNRFCGTVPHTFRKLVLLYELDLSNNRFAGRFPEVVLRLPSLKFLDLRFNEFEGAVPRELFDKDLDAIFINDNRFVFDLPDNFGNSPVSVIVLANNRFHGCIPHSLGNMSNLNEIILMNNAFRSCLPSEIGLLKNLTVFDVSFNQLLGPLPSAVGNAVSLEQLNVAHNLLSGQIPPSICMLPHLLNFTYSFNFFTGEPPACLALPAFDDRINCLPARPVQRPPAQCQAFLSKPVDCNSFNCKPFVPSPLSPTTPATPSPPSPGTPSSPSPGTPSPVTPSPPSPGTPSPVTPSPPSPGTASPVTPSPPSPGTPSPLTPSPPSPGTPSPGTPSPPSPGTPSPGTPSPPSPGTPSPVTPSPPSPGTPSPVTPSPLSPGTPSPVSPSPLPSPTTPSPPSPAAPSPLPSPTTPTSPTPPSEPPVVGHSPPPRSVAPSPLPPIHTPPSPVYLPPPHSSPAPPGYSSQPPPPSQLPPPSYTPPSPVTPFPTPTPPNGVHSPPPPAPTFSTPPPSHNYGSSPPPTPHPSPSPRPYPYLSPPPPPYPVRVPPPPPPCTELLPPPPQSTPSPTPYLPPPSSSHPPYHPSPSPSHPSPYHPPPSPSPSPTPPVQYSSPPPPPPPPAVSPPPPVVYQNPPPAPVYEGPLPPIVGLPYASPPPPPFY from the coding sequence atgaagaagaaacaaGGACACTCCTTTAATCTAAGACTCCTCCTCGTTGCCTTCTTTCTGGCCACATGTGCCAATGCCTCCCTTCTCACGCCAACCCAATCGCGCCATCTTCTGTACTACAGAGACGAGTTTGGAGATAGAGGAGAGAATGTCACCGTAGACCCTTCCCTTGCTTTCGAAAATGACCGTCTCAGAAACGCTTACATAGCTCTGCAAGCTTGGAAGCTCGCCATTTTATCTGATCCCCGCAACCAGACAACCGACTGGGTAGGATCCGATGTTTGTAGCTACACCGGTGTATACTGTGCACAAGCGCTCGACAACCCCTCCGTCCGTACAGTCGCCGGCATTGATCTCAACCATCAGGACATTGCCGGCTATTTACCGGAGGAGCTCGGTTTGCTAGTAGATCTTGCACTCTTTCACATCAACTCCAACAGATTCTGCGGCACTGTGCCCCACACGTTCCGGAAGTTGGTACTCCTCTACGAGCTGGATCTCAGTAACAACCGCTTTGCGGGGAGGTTCCCCGAGGTGGTCCTGCGCCTTCCTTCGCTCAAGTTCTTGGATCTTAGGTTCAACGAATTCGAAGGAGCTGTGCCCAGGGAATTGTTCGACAAAGATCTCGACGCCATTTTCATCAACGACAACCGTTTTGTCTTTGACCTTCCAGATAACTTCGGCAACTCCCCCGTCTCCGTCATCGTCCTCGCCAACAACAGATTCCACGGCTGCATTCCCCACAGCCTCGGCAACATGTCCAACCTCAATGAGATCATTCTCATGAACAACGCATTCCGATCCTGCTTGCCCTCCGAGATAGGCTTGTTGAAGAATCTCACGGTGTTCGACGTCAGCTTTAACCAACTTCTCGGCCCCTTACCAAGCGCCGTTGGAAATGCCGTCAGCTTGGAACAGCTCAACGTGGCCCACAACTTACTCTCCGGTCAAATTCCTCCCAGTATATGTATGTTGCCTCACCTTCTCAACTTCACTTACTCCTTTAACTTCTTCACCGGCGAACCTCCTGCCTGTCTCGCCTTGCCGGCGTTTGACGATAGGATCAACTGCTTGCCGGCGAGGCCCGTTCAGAGGCCTCCGGCGCAATGTCAGGCTTTCTTGTCTAAGCCTGTGGACTGTAACTCCTTTAACTGCAAGCCATTTGTTCCTTCACCTCTTTCCCCCACAACACCTGCAACTCCTTCACCACCATCTCCTGGGACACCGTCGTCTCCATCACCTGGGACACCTTCACCAGTAACTCCTTCGCCTCCATCACCTGGGACACCTTCGCCTGTAACTCCTTCACCACCATCTCCTGGGACAGCTTCACCTGTAACTCCTTCACCACCCTCTCCTGGGACACCTTCACCTTTAACTCCTTCGCCTCCATCACCTGGGACACCTTCACCTGGAACTCCTTCACCACCATCTCCTGGGACACCTTCACCAGGAACTCCTTCTCCTCCGTCACCTGGGACACCTTCACCTGTAACTCCTTCGCCTCCATCACCTGGGACACCTTCGCCTGTAACTCCTTCGCCTCTATCACCTGGGACACCTTCACCCGTAAGTCCTTCGCCGTTACCTTCACCTACAACACCTTCGCCTCCTTCGCCTGCCGCACCTTCCCCATTACCTTCACCTACGACACCTACGTCACCTACACCTCCTTCGGAACCACCGGTGGTGGGGCATTCCCCTCCACCCCGGTCAGTGGCACCTTCTCCACTACCACCCATTCACACTCCTCCTTCACCGGTGTATTTGCCACCACCACATTCTTCCCCTGCTCCACCTGGCTACTCTTCACAACCTCCTCCACCTTCGCAATTGCCCCCTCCATCATACACTCCGCCTTCTCCAGTGACACCTTTTCCTACTCCAACGCCACCCAATGGTGTCCACTCTCCGCCGCCACCGGCGCCTACATTCTCGACACCGCCACCTTCACATAATTATGGCTCATCGCCACCTCCTACACCTCATCCCTCACCATCACCTCGTCCTTACCCTTATTTATCACCCCCGCCACCTCCTTATCCTGTTCGTGttccacctccaccaccaccttGTACAGAACTTCTTCCACCTCCTCCGCAATCAACACCTTCTCCCACACCTTACCTCCCACCACCATCCTCGTCTCACCCACCTTATCACCCATCACCATCCCCTTCTCACCCATCACCTTATCACCCGCCACCATCCCCTTCTCCATCTCCAACTCCTCCGGTTCAATACAGTTCGCCTCCCCCGCCGCCTCCTCCACCAGCAGTTTCTCCACCGCCACCTGTTGTATACCAAAACCCACCACCTGCCCCTGTATATGAAGGGCCATTGCCACCCATCGTGGGACTCCCATACGCATCGCCTCCGCCACCACCCTTTTATTGA
- the LOC106768345 gene encoding probable serine incorporator: protein MEAGESNSGNERRIISKDSSWFSQFRNASNPWMARYAYALIFLVSNLLAWAARDYGRGALTEMKRLKGCNGGKDCLDAEGVLRVSLGCFIFFIIMFLSTARTSKLNDVRDTWHSGWWSVKIALWVVMTIIPFLLPSEFIQIYGDVAHFGAGVFLLIQLISIISFITWLNDCCESEKFAARCRIHVMLFATTAYVVCLVGIILMYIWYAPKPSCLLNIFFISWTLVLLQLMTSVSLHPKVDAGILTPGLMGLYVVFLCWCAIRSEPAGGNCIWKSDSTTKTDWLSIISFVVAVLAIVIATFSTGIDSNCFQLKKDNTPPAEDDVPYGYGFFHFVFATGAMYFAMLLIGWNSHHSMRKWTIDVGWTSTWVKIVNEWLAVCVYLWMLIAPIIRNIRRIDST from the exons ATGGAAGCTGGGGAAAGTAACAGTGGTAACGAGAGGCGTATCATATCCAAGGATTCTTCGTGGTTCAGTCAATTCAGAAATGCATCCAATCCATGGATGGCAAGATATGCCTATGCGTTGATTTTTCTTGTGTCAAATCTTCTAGCATGGGCTGCCCGGGACTATGGTCGTGGTGCTTTAACAGAAATGAAGA GATTAAAAGGATGCAATGGTGGAAAAGACTGTTTGGATGCTGAAGGTGTTTTACGAGTGAGCTTAGGTTGCTTT atattttttatcataatgtTTTTGTCAACTGCTCGCACTTCTAAACTGAACGATGTGAGAGATACATGGCACTCTGGATGGTGGTCGGTCAAGATTGCTCTCTGGGTCGTCATGACTATCATCCCATTTTTACTCCCTTCTGAATTTATACAGATTTACG GGGATGTGGCTCACTTTGGTGCAGG GGTTTTCCTTCTTATCCAACTAATAAGCATTATCAGCTTCATTACATGGCTGAATGATTGCTGTGAGTCCGAAAAATTTGCAGCAAGATG CCGAATTCATGTGATGTTGTTTGCGACGACTGCATATGTTGTCTGTTTGGTGGGGATCATTTTGATGTACATTTGGTATGCACCAAAGCCATCTTGCCTCCtcaacattttcttcattaGTTGGACCTTAGTACTTCTCCAACTTATGACAAGTGTGTCTCTGCACCCAAAA GTTGATGCTGGCATTCTAACTCCAGGGCTGATGGGACTTTATGTTGTCTTCCTTTGTTGGTGCGCCATTAGAAG TGAACCTGCAGGAGGAAACTGCATCTGGAAGTCTGACTCTACGACAAAAACAGACTGGCTAAGCATCATT AGCTTTGTTGTTGCAGTACTAGCAATCGTTATTGCGACATTTTCAACAGGCATAGACTCCAACTGCTTCCAG CTCAAGAAGGACAATACACCGCCAGCAGAGGATGATGTACCTTATGGCTATGGCTTCTTCCATTTTGTCTTTGCCACTGGAGCAATGTATTTTGCTATGCTATTGATTGGGTGGAATAGTCATCATTCTATGAGAAA ATGGACAATTGATGTGGGTTGGACCAGCACCTGGgtaaaaatagtaaatgaatGGTTGGCAGTCTGCGTATACT TGTGGATGCTGATAGCCCCAATCATACGGAATATCAGACGTATTGATTCTACCTGA
- the LOC106768344 gene encoding probable ADP-ribosylation factor GTPase-activating protein AGD14, which yields MASRLKEDEKNERIIRGLLKLTPNRRCINCNSLGPQYVCTNFWTFVCTSCSGIHREFTHRVKSISMAKFTALEVSALQEGGNQRAKEIYFKEWDPQRHSLPDSSNVDRLRDFIKHVYVDRRFSGEKTNDKPPRAKGDKDDFYESKRTETYQGGPKSPPYEDRYSDRSSPGGRSPGYDQENRQYGGDYKTSPGRPPIINDWRREERFGDGRKYEDNKISDGNHKWEGHSPDRTKDSGSSSPPIVRPVREILGENVVPLRISEPPKTNSGLAANGSTLTQRTASSSSLASSHGTPVEVKPETLKSLIDFDDDPEPSVAPAIPQAHQTAVAELGMPANSNDNNWASFDFAPEAKTPHGPSNVNPLESMLTQLTGPVSLPSQVSQAQGSVTGSTLAATAAGGTIASGFSTFPPSGASVTSSGLITASTLNNAGQWASLQYQQQQPLFAAAASQPSIQQATPPVGGALNNQPWTIPSVPSVQGHHPNTVMPHASHLVPKSANEAKSSVVLQSSTVDMKPSGRSELPEDLFTVKYSSLPAPVPGWQMGLPPSMGISIPYNNVAPIPSFPQASKSKNPFDVHNEPTPVQAPTFPSMSSLQGVLPIHSATMHSSNMGNPSLAWNPSSSSYASVPPPQAQTLAPAIGPGAYMGQQMVSNMPMPRHQGFGNFTTEGTAFGFSNSDQQLSGNRLSTAVTPNNFQAGGNPFG from the exons GGACCACAATATGTGTGCACAAATTTCTGGACGTTTGTATGCACTAGCTGTAGTGGAATACA CCGAGAATTTACACATCGAgtaaaatcaatttcaatggcCAAATTTACTGCACTAGAAGTTAGTGCACTTCAGGAAGGTGGAAATCAG CGTGCAAAAGAAATCTATTTTAAAGAATGGGATCCACAACGTCATTCTTTGCCTGATAGCAG CAATGTTGACAGGCTCCGGGATTTCATCAAGCATGTTTATGTGGATAGAAGATTCAGTGGTGAAAAGACCAATGATAAACCTCCAAGAGCCAAG GGTGACAAGGATGATTTCTATGAAAGCAAGAGGACAGAGACGTATCAAGGGGGACCTAAAAGCCCTCCTTATGAGGATCGTTACAGTGACAGGTCTAGTCCTGGTGGAAGAAGTCCGGGATATGATCAAGAAAATAGGCAATACGGTGGTGATTACAAGACAAGTCCTGGTCGTCCTCCTATAATCAATGATTGGCGTCGAGAAGAAAGATTTGGAGATGGACGGAAATATGAAGATAATAAAATATCCGATGGAAATCATAAGTGGGAAGGCCATTCTCCTGATCGAACCAAGGATTCAGGTTCTTCCAGCCCACCCATTGTCCGACCTGTTAGAGAGATCTTGGGAGAAAATGTAGTACCTCTTCGAATAAGTGAACCACCCAAAACAAACAGTGGTCTGGCTGCTAATGGCTCAACACTCACGCAG AGAACTGCATCTTCCAGTAGCTTAGCATCTAGCCATGGAACCCCAGTAGAAGTTAAGCCCGAGACTCTGAAGAGCCttattgattttgatgatgatcctGAACCATCTGTTGCTCCAGCAATTCCTCAAGCCCATCAGACTGCTGTGGCTGAACTTGGGATGCCTGCAAATTCCAATGATAACAATTGGGCATCTTTTGATTTTGCTCCTGAGGCAAAAACACCTCATGGTCCTTCAAACGTTAATCCACTTGAATCTATGCTTACTCAATTGACAGGACCAGTATCTTTACCTTCTCAAGTTTCCCAAGCCCAAG GATCTGTGACGGGATCAACTCTTGCTGCTACTGCTGCTGGAGGTACAATTGCTAGCGGCTTCTCAACATTCCCACCCAGTGGTGCTTCAGTAACATCTTCCGGATTGATAACAGCTTCAACTCTGAATAATGCTGGACAGTGGGCTAGTTTGCAGTATCAGCAACAGCAACCTTTGTTTGCCGCAGCTGCTAGTCAGCCTTCTATTCAACAAGCTACACCACCAGTCGGTGGAGCTTTGAATAATCAG CCCTGGACTATACCCTCGGTACCATCAGTACAAGGGCATCATCCAAACACAGTAATGCCCCATGCGTCGCACCTTGTCCCAAAGTCTGCCAATGAGGCTAAATCCAGTGTTGTTTTACAATCGTCTACAGTAGACATGAAGCCAAGTGGAAGAAGTGAACTTCCGGAG GATCTATTCACAGTTAAATATTCATCCTTGCCTGCTCCAGTCCCAGGTTGGCAAATGGGTCTACCACCTAGCATGGGTATTTCAATTCCATACAATAATGTGGCG CCCATTCCAAGTTTTCCACAGgcatcaaaatcaaaaaatcCATTTGATGTCCATAACGAACCTACTCCAGTTCAAGCCCCAACA TTTCCTTCCATGTCATCTCTGCAAGGTGTTCTGCCAATACATTCAGCTACAATGCACTCTTCAAACATGGGTAATCCATCTCTTGCCTGGAATCCGTCCTCATCATCATATGCATCAGTGCCGCCTCCTCAAGCACAAACCCTTGCACCCGCAATTGGACCAG GGGCATACATGGGACAACAAATGGTCTCTAACATGCCAATGCCAAG GCATCAAGGATTTGGGAATTTTACTACTGAGGGAACTGCTTTTGGCTTCTCAAATTCAGATCAGCAGCTGAGTGGTAATAGGTTGTCAACTGCTGTTACCCCAAACAACTTCCAGGCAGGAGGAAACCCTTTCGGATGA